Proteins from one Balaenoptera musculus isolate JJ_BM4_2016_0621 chromosome 7, mBalMus1.pri.v3, whole genome shotgun sequence genomic window:
- the INHBB gene encoding inhibin beta B chain, with product MDGLPGRALGAACLLLLAAGWLGPEAWGSPTPPPSPAAPPPPPPPGAPGGSQDTCTSCGGFRRPEELGRVDGDFLEAVKRHILNRLQMRGRPNITHAVPKAAMVTALRKLHAGKVREDGRVEIPHLDGHASPGADGQERVSEIISFAETDGLASSRVRLYFFISNEGNQNLFVVQASLWLYLKLLPYVLEKGGRRKVRVKVYFQEQGPGERWAAVEKRVDLKRSGWHTFPLTEPIQALFARGERRLSLDVQCDGCRELAVAPVFVHPGEESHRPFVVVQARLGDSRHRIRKRGLECDGRTNLCCRQQFFIDFRLIGWNDWIIAPTGYYGNYCEGSCPAYLAGVPGSASSFHTAVVNQYRMRGLNPGTVNSCCIPTKLSTMSMLYFDDEYNIVKRDVPNMIVEECGCA from the exons ATGGACGGGCTGCCCGGTCGGGCGCTGGGGGCTGCCTGCCTTTTGCTGCTGGCGGCCGGCTGGCTGGGGCCCGAGGCCTGGGGCTCGCCCACGCCCCCGCCGTCgcccgccgcgccgccgccgcccccgccgcccggaGCTCCCGGCGGCTCGCAGGACACCTGCACGTCGTGCGGCGGTTTCCGGCGGCCCGAGGAGCTGGGCCGGGTGGACGGCGACTTCCTGGAGGCGGTGAAGCGGCACATCTTGAATCGCCTGCAGATGCGGGGCCGGCCCAACATCACACACGCCGTGCCCAAGGCCGCCATGGTCACGGCCCTGCGGAAGCTGCACGCGGGCAAGGTGCGCGAGGACGGCCGGGTGGAGATCCCGCACCTCGACGGCCACGCCAGCCCGGGCGCCGACGGCCAGGAGCGCGTCTCCGAGATCATCAGCTTCGCGGAGACAG ATGGCCTGGCTTCCTCCCGGGTCCGCCTGTACTTCTTCATCTCCAACGAGGGCAACCAGAACCTGTTCGTGGTGCAGGCCAGCCTGTGGCTCTACCTGAAGCTGCTGCCCTATGTGCTGGAAAAGGGTGGCCGGCGGAAGGTGCGGGTCAAGGTGTACTTCCAGGAGCAGGGCCCCGGCGAGCGCTGGGCCGCGGTGGAGAAGCGCGTGGACCTCAAGCGCAGCGGCTGGCACACCTTCCCGCTCACCGAGCCCATCCAGGCCCTGTTCGCGCGGGGCGAGCGGCGGCTCAGCCTGGACGTGCAGTGCGACGGCTGCCGGGAGCTGGCCGTGGCGCCCGTTTTCGTGCACCCGGGCGAGGAGTCGCACCGGCCCTTCGTGGTGGTGCAGGCGCGGTTGGGCGACAGCCGGCACCGCATCCGCAAGCGGGGCCTGGAGTGCGACGGCCGGACCAACCTGTGCTGCCGGCAGCAGTTCTTCATCGACTTCCGCCTCATCGGCTGGAACGACTGGATCATTGCGCCCACCGGCTACTACGGGAACTACTGCGAGGGCAGCTGCCCGGCCTACCTGGCGGGGGTGCCCGGCTCGGCCTCGTCCTTCCACACGGCCGTGGTGAACCAGTACCGCATGCGGGGCCTGAACCCGGGCACCGTGAACTCCTGCTGCATCCCCACCAAGCTGAGCACCATGTCCATGCTCTACTTCGACGACGAGTACAACATCGTCAAGCGGGACGTGCCGAACATGATCGTGGAGGAGTGCGGCTGCGCCTGA